The nucleotide window CTGCTGCTATGTAGACTTTTGTCCCTGCTCGTGCCCTGCCACCCTCTTTCGGGGTGTCCGCGCCGACTATTCACCTTTGGTAGTCTTTTCGCGCCTCCTCGAACCGCCCTGGTCGTTGCCCCAGGTCTACCGCCCCATCTTTGTTCCACCTCAAAACAGTGCATGATTGCGTCGTCGGAGATGTCGCAGCCAGCCATCGACGCCTAAGCCGGCTGCATCGTCGCTCCAGCGCAGCACGCTGTGATGCGCGGCAACCACATTTCAAGGAGACAGTACGTGACAACCCCCAATCGCACTTTCATGCAGTCACTATGGGATTTTTTCTGTTCACTCAAGCTGACCATGTTCCTGCTGATCTCACTGGCGATCACCTCGATCATCGGCACCATCATACCCCAGGGCACCCCGGCTCCGGAATACCTCGCCACCATCAGCGTCACCAAGGTCAAGCTCTACAAGGCTCTGGGCTTTTTCGACATGTACCATTCGTGGTGGTACATCCTGCTTCTGTACCTGCTGACCGTCAATCTGATAGCCTGCTCCATAAAGCGGCTGCCGCATATCTGGAAGATCATCAGCCAGCCGACAACCACGCTGGATGGCACCCTGGAACGGTCGCTGACCAGCAAAGCCAGCATAACCAGCAAGGAACAGCCGGAGATGCTGAAGGAGAAGATCGCCGCCTTTCTCCGGAGCGAGTTCGCCGAACCGGTCGTAACCGAGTCCGAAGGGGGCTGGCATCTCTTTGCGGAGAAAAATTCCTGGTGCCGGCTCTCCGTCTATATCGTCCACCTCAGCATCATCATCATCTTCATAGGGGCTATCATCGGCTCCCTCTTTGGCTATAAGGGCTTCGTCAATATCGTTGAGGGACAAAGCGTCTCCAATGTCATGTCCCGCTCCGGCAAACCGGTGGATCTCGGCTTTTCCGTTCGCTGCGAGAAATTCAGCAAGACCACCTATCCCAACGGCGCACCCAAGGAGTTCAAGAGCATCCTGACCGTACTGGAAAACGGCAAGCCGGTGCCGGATTTCACCAATGTACGCGTCATCGTGAACGATCCCCTGAGCTACAAGGGCATCACCTTCTACCAATCCAGCTACGGCAACGCCGGCGACTATTTTTTTACGGTCAGCGATCCGTCAGGCTCCCGGGATATACCGGTGACGGTGAGCGGCAATGCATCGGTTACCCTGCCTGATGGCAGCAGCATGCATGTTCTGGAGGCTACCGAGGATGTCTCCCCCTTCGTTCCCGGACTTGCAGGGCCCGCCGCACAGGTGGAGCTGCATGGTGCCGCAGGAGGGGGGCAGTCATTCGTGGTGTACGCCAACTACCCCGACCTGAACGTCCAATATGCCAAGGCGAGACAGGGCACCCCCATTATCCACTACAAAGGGGCGCAGCAGAAAATGTACACCGGTCTGCAGGTGGCAAAGGATCCCGGTGTATGGGTGGTCTGGCTGGGCTGCGCGCTGATGGTGCTCGGCGTCTACGCAGCGTTCTTCATATCTCATCGCCGCATCTGGGTACGGATCCAGCACGGCACCATCACCGTCGGAGGCAATGCCAGCAAGAATCAGGGTGCTTTCCAGGGGACATTCGAAAATCTGGTCGAGCTCCTCAAGACACGTCTTACCAAGGAGAAGCCATAAAATGTCAAGCTCAGTTCTGTTCAACATCACCACCTTTGCCTATCTCATTTCCATGCTGGTGTTTTTCGTTTTTCTGGCCACCCGCAACAAGTCGATCGGAACCGCAGCCATTTCCGTCGCGTATGGCGGCCTGCTGGCCCAAACCCTTGCCATTGCGCTGCGCTGGAAGGAGTCCTACGACATCGGGGTCGGCCATGCCCCGCTCTCCAATCTGTACGAATCGGTCGTGTTCTTCTCCTGGACGATCGTGCTGATTTACGCACTCCTGGACATCAAGTACAAGTACCGGATCATCGGCGCCTTTGTCATGCCGTTCGCCATGCTGGGCATGGCCTGGGCCCAGCTCGGCATGAACAGCTCGATCGAGCCGCTCGTGCCGGCACTGCAGAGCAACTGGCTGCTCTACCACGTCGTCACCTGCTTCCTCGGCTATGCCGCCTTTGCGGTTGCCTGCGGCATTTCCATCATGTACCTGATCAAAGCCAATCATGACGAAAACACGCAGAAATCGGGAGAAGCCAGCGTCATCAGCATGTTCCCCGCAACCAGGGTCCTGGACGACCTCAACTACCGGGCCATCATGGTCGGCTTCCCCCTGCTGACGCTGGGCATCATCACCGGGGCGGCCTGGGCCAACTATGCCTGGGGCACCTACTGGAGCTGGGACCCCAAGGAGACCTGGTCGCTGATCGTCTGGTTCGTGTATGCGGCCTTTCTGCATGCCCGCATCACCAAAGGCTGGGTCGGCAGACGCGCCGCCTGGCTCTCGATCATCGGCTTCGGCGCCACCATCTTCTGCTATCTCGGGGTCAATCTGTTTCTGTCCGGTCTGCACAGCTACGGCGGGAGATGAAATGACCGCTTGACAAGTTCAGGAGAGTTCTTTATTGTCATTTAACAATAAAGGGGAGTAGCTATCAGCCGGAGACATGGCTGACCCCAT belongs to Geobacter sp. SVR and includes:
- a CDS encoding cytochrome c biogenesis protein ResB, giving the protein MTTPNRTFMQSLWDFFCSLKLTMFLLISLAITSIIGTIIPQGTPAPEYLATISVTKVKLYKALGFFDMYHSWWYILLLYLLTVNLIACSIKRLPHIWKIISQPTTTLDGTLERSLTSKASITSKEQPEMLKEKIAAFLRSEFAEPVVTESEGGWHLFAEKNSWCRLSVYIVHLSIIIIFIGAIIGSLFGYKGFVNIVEGQSVSNVMSRSGKPVDLGFSVRCEKFSKTTYPNGAPKEFKSILTVLENGKPVPDFTNVRVIVNDPLSYKGITFYQSSYGNAGDYFFTVSDPSGSRDIPVTVSGNASVTLPDGSSMHVLEATEDVSPFVPGLAGPAAQVELHGAAGGGQSFVVYANYPDLNVQYAKARQGTPIIHYKGAQQKMYTGLQVAKDPGVWVVWLGCALMVLGVYAAFFISHRRIWVRIQHGTITVGGNASKNQGAFQGTFENLVELLKTRLTKEKP
- the ccsB gene encoding c-type cytochrome biogenesis protein CcsB; protein product: MSSSVLFNITTFAYLISMLVFFVFLATRNKSIGTAAISVAYGGLLAQTLAIALRWKESYDIGVGHAPLSNLYESVVFFSWTIVLIYALLDIKYKYRIIGAFVMPFAMLGMAWAQLGMNSSIEPLVPALQSNWLLYHVVTCFLGYAAFAVACGISIMYLIKANHDENTQKSGEASVISMFPATRVLDDLNYRAIMVGFPLLTLGIITGAAWANYAWGTYWSWDPKETWSLIVWFVYAAFLHARITKGWVGRRAAWLSIIGFGATIFCYLGVNLFLSGLHSYGGR